In a single window of the Maniola jurtina chromosome 4, ilManJurt1.1, whole genome shotgun sequence genome:
- the LOC123864671 gene encoding protein takeout, producing the protein MEFRVIFLVFVVVVAPTSSNTNIFGGRCSKQDPNVDTCLMKSFNHLIDHLKEGDPELGIEQTDSILIDELSIALGGGPDGYKATFKDINASGVDEVTITNVRSDLDTYQFQVTLFIPHISATARYRSSGILLLVRASGGGDYWGEYEHVKAKVYFRGEPYERDGQTFLQLKQIKLDFSVRDIKMGVENLEHSNSVLQAALNLFINTNAQELLKEMKPQLKRDLAAKMSRFLERILNKVPYDDWIVD; encoded by the exons atggagTTTCGAGttatatttctagtttttgTCGTCGTGGTGGCACCGACTTCCTCAAATACAA ATATATTCGGAGGTCGCTGTTCGAAGCAAGATCCCAACGTTGACACGTGCTTAATGAAGAGCTTCAATCACCTCATCGATCATCTGAAGGAGGGAGACCCTGAATTGGGCATTGAACAG ACAGATTCTATCCTGATCGACGAGCTATCGATCGCGCTGGGCGGCGGCCCTGACGGTTACAAGGCCACATTCAAAGACATCAACGCGAGTGGCGTGGATGAAGTCACCATCACCAACGTCAG ATCCGACCTGGACACGTACCAGTTCCAAGTGACGCTGTTCATCCCTCACATCAGTGCGACAGCGCGCTACCGCTCTTCTGGTATTCTTCTATTGGTACGCGCTTCCGGTGGAGGCGACTACTGGGGTGAATATG AACACGTGAAGGCGAAGGTGTACTTCCGCGGCGAGCCGTACGAGCGCGACGGCCAGACGTTCCTGCAGCTCAAGCAGATCAAGCTGGACTTCTCCGTCAGGGACATCAAGATGGGCGTCGAGAACCTGGAACACAGCAACTCAGTGCTAC AAGCTGCATTGAACCTGTTCATCAACACAAACGCGCAAGAACTCCTGAAGGAGATGAAGCCCCAGCTCAAGAGAGACCTCGCAGCCAAGATGTCCAGATTCCTCGAGCGAATCCTCAACAAGGTCCCCTACGACGACTGGATTGTGGACTAA
- the LOC123864670 gene encoding uncharacterized protein LOC123864670: protein MRFIKHLISVCAIVLCYLQLTSSEGEAVEIQKLFSKCKMKSPDFDACMKRVFNKLRPFFKKGIPEMGVAPFDPHFAKEVKQVRALFGMGYTLTLKDVFERGWSQSTVTKFKTDWENQRIIYSQYFPEKWLEGNYEFKGDLFGLETLRSGRWNMTLRDYSQTTRIKRNGSGVDVHVEVDHIGDMDIHIGNLLQGRSIMEQVLDRIINATWKPGFAVIRPLINDLVSTAFTDIWSKSFKDFPVKSFITE, encoded by the exons ATGCGTTTCATTAAGCACCTAATTAGTGTATGTGCAATAGTGTTGTGTTATTTACAATTAACAAGCTCAGAGGGAGAAGCGGTTGAAATTC AAAAACTGTTTTCCAAGTGCAAAATGAAATCGCCCGACTTCGACGcctgtatgaaacgagtgttTAACAAACTTCGGCCATTTTTCAAAAAAG GTATACCAGAAATGGGCGTAGCACCCTTCGATCCGCATTTTGCTAAGGAAGTGAAGCAGGTGCGCGCCCTCTTCGGAATGGGCTACACGCTTACTTTGAAAGATGTGTTCGAGCGCGGCTGGTCACAGTCTACTGTTACCAagtttaa aaCCGATTGGGAAAATCAGCGCATTATCTATTCGCAGTATTTTCCAGAAAAATGGCTTGAAGGAAATTATGAATTTAAG GGTGATCTTTTCGGACTTGAAACACTGCGCTCTGGGCGGTGGAACATGACGCTACGAGACTACTCACAGACGACGCGGATCAAACGTAACGGTAGCGGCGTGGACGTCCACGTGGAAGTCGACCACATCGGCGACATGGATATCCATATCGGCAATCTTCTCCAAGGTAGAAGCATTATGG AACAAGTCCTGGATCGCATAATAAACGCAACATGGAAGCCAGGTTTCGCGGTCATAAGGCCGCTCATCAACGACCTAGTCAGCACTGCCTTCACAGATATTTGGAGCAAGTCCTTTAAAGACTTCCCAGTGAAGTCGTTCATCACAGAATAG